A DNA window from Prochlorococcus marinus XMU1406 contains the following coding sequences:
- a CDS encoding ABC1 kinase family protein, whose protein sequence is MKEDFTDFIELSGLLNYDPDTISKIYKKNPKRLLKRLWQTLIPIFAYIFCIGWDKLTGRLKNEQQARFRAKELTNLLVELGPAFVKAGQALSTRPDIIPAILLEELSELQDQLPGFDGDKAMELIEEDLGSKINEIFLEIDKEPISAASLGQVHKAKLKNEEIIAVKVQRPGLREQITLDLYIVRNIAYWLKNNIGLIRSDLVALIDELGKRVFEEMDYLNEAANAEKFRDMHKHNKMIAVPKIYKEITSRRVLAMEWIDGTKLTNLEDVKNLGINPDEMINIGVQCSLEQLLEHGFFHADPHPGNLLALEDGRLCYLDFGMMSEVSRESRSGLIQAVVHLVNKNFDKLSQDFVKLGFLSEEVNLEPIVPAFQDVFINAVEQGVSKMDFKSVTDDMSGVMYKFPFKLPPYYALIIRSLLTLEGIALSVDPNFKILGAAYPYFAKRLMEDPDPQLRESLKEMLFDNKKFKWDRLEDLLSNAAKQTNLDLEKLLDEVINLLFSPNGGFLRKEIIEGLTNQIDLLSLKILKNLNNYLPKSIKLNTINENNNLSDLIMYVEPLRNFLEILQKVPGYSIDIFLKRVPRLINEPYTKEMGIEIAKKVTEKGMVRLVKIAAGANI, encoded by the coding sequence ATGAAAGAAGATTTTACTGATTTTATTGAGTTATCTGGTCTCTTAAATTACGATCCAGATACAATTTCTAAAATTTACAAAAAAAATCCTAAAAGGCTTTTAAAAAGACTTTGGCAAACACTCATACCTATTTTTGCTTATATCTTTTGTATTGGTTGGGACAAACTAACTGGAAGATTAAAAAATGAACAGCAAGCAAGATTTAGAGCAAAAGAATTAACAAATTTATTAGTAGAACTTGGACCTGCATTTGTTAAAGCAGGTCAAGCTTTATCAACAAGACCAGATATAATTCCCGCAATTCTTCTAGAAGAATTATCTGAATTACAAGATCAACTACCAGGGTTTGATGGCGATAAAGCAATGGAATTGATTGAAGAAGATTTAGGGTCCAAAATAAATGAGATTTTTTTAGAAATTGATAAAGAGCCAATTTCCGCTGCTTCTTTAGGGCAAGTGCATAAAGCTAAATTAAAAAATGAAGAGATCATTGCAGTAAAAGTACAACGGCCTGGTTTAAGAGAACAAATTACTTTAGATCTTTACATAGTGAGAAACATTGCTTATTGGCTAAAAAACAATATCGGATTAATAAGAAGTGATCTAGTTGCTTTAATTGATGAGTTAGGTAAGAGAGTTTTTGAAGAGATGGATTATTTAAACGAAGCTGCAAATGCAGAAAAATTTAGAGATATGCATAAACATAACAAAATGATTGCCGTGCCAAAAATTTACAAAGAAATAACTTCAAGGAGAGTTTTAGCAATGGAATGGATAGACGGTACAAAATTAACAAATTTAGAAGACGTAAAAAATTTAGGAATCAATCCTGATGAAATGATTAATATAGGGGTTCAATGCAGTTTAGAACAGCTTTTAGAACATGGTTTTTTTCATGCAGACCCACATCCAGGTAATTTATTAGCCTTGGAAGATGGAAGACTATGTTATCTAGATTTTGGAATGATGAGTGAGGTTTCCAGAGAATCTAGATCAGGATTAATTCAAGCAGTAGTACATTTAGTAAATAAAAACTTCGATAAATTATCTCAAGATTTCGTAAAATTAGGTTTTTTATCAGAGGAAGTTAATCTAGAACCCATTGTTCCAGCATTTCAAGATGTTTTCATTAACGCTGTTGAACAAGGAGTTTCAAAAATGGATTTCAAAAGCGTAACAGACGATATGTCTGGTGTTATGTATAAATTCCCTTTCAAGCTACCTCCATATTATGCACTTATAATTAGGTCATTACTTACATTAGAAGGAATTGCTTTAAGCGTAGATCCGAACTTCAAAATATTAGGCGCAGCATATCCATATTTTGCAAAAAGACTAATGGAAGACCCTGATCCACAATTAAGAGAAAGTCTCAAAGAAATGCTTTTTGATAATAAAAAATTTAAATGGGACCGTTTAGAAGATCTGCTTTCTAACGCTGCAAAGCAAACAAATCTAGATTTAGAAAAACTTTTAGACGAAGTTATAAATCTTCTCTTTTCCCCTAATGGAGGATTTCTTAGAAAAGAGATAATTGAAGGTTTAACAAATCAGATTGATTTACTAAGCCTAAAAATATTGAAAAATTTGAATAACTATCTTCCAAAATCAATTAAATTAAACACGATTAACGAAAATAACAATTTAAGTGATCTTATAATGTATGTAGAGCCATTGAGAAACTTTTTGGAGATTTTACAAAAAGTACCTGGCTATTCGATTGACATTTTTTTAAAAAGGGTACCTAGACTTATTAATGAGCCCTATACAAAAGAAATGGGTATTGAAATTGCAAAAAAAGTAACTGAAAAAGGAATGGTTAGACTTGTTAAGATTGCCGCTGGTGCAAATATCTAA
- a CDS encoding alpha/beta hydrolase yields the protein MKFSKFLIFKIFFILASSPFFFNVPKANAAEEIKITYSIFSRTIKLNSLKSFAKGGKSTRKLKKILKSTGSPNKEIREVLNKDFEVPITIASKLVYSEIGNVFLTRLSSIIHPPRANDDRTGMLALRASVIQGINLGNGKINLINFFEAYPTKTVILDVSALSKVMNKVESISELLTFFTNSPLEKIKEN from the coding sequence ATGAAGTTTAGTAAATTTTTAATATTTAAAATATTTTTTATTTTAGCAAGTTCTCCATTTTTCTTTAACGTTCCCAAAGCTAATGCTGCTGAAGAAATTAAGATTACATACAGCATCTTTTCAAGAACAATTAAATTAAATTCTTTAAAATCTTTCGCTAAAGGAGGTAAATCAACAAGAAAATTAAAAAAAATTTTAAAATCTACAGGGTCTCCAAATAAAGAAATTAGAGAAGTATTGAATAAAGATTTTGAAGTCCCTATTACGATTGCAAGCAAATTAGTATATTCTGAAATAGGAAACGTTTTTTTAACAAGACTTTCATCTATTATCCACCCACCCAGGGCAAATGATGATAGAACAGGAATGTTAGCCCTTAGAGCGAGCGTAATTCAAGGAATAAATTTAGGAAATGGAAAAATAAATCTAATAAATTTTTTTGAAGCATATCCAACTAAAACTGTAATTTTAGACGTCAGCGCTTTGAGCAAAGTTATGAATAAAGTAGAATCAATTTCAGAATTATTAACCTTTTTCACCAATTCTCCTCTAGAAAAAATTAAAGAAAATTAA